In Procambarus clarkii isolate CNS0578487 chromosome 50, FALCON_Pclarkii_2.0, whole genome shotgun sequence, one genomic interval encodes:
- the LOC123772673 gene encoding protein phosphatase 1 regulatory subunit 21, translated as MESPDMQAKYQKLASEYSKLRAQNQVLKKAVVDEQGKTAHLNDLIKSRDQMLRKAEQENDSLAFRNQQLTKRLTLLQEDLDEIQSKSKRGKVKTESVGDGALADNTVFTEELQSKIQENARLQSELAEIETTYRSRLSELDTQLEVAKREGQKYREMLELREKSANEIVDQLESERVQQEVTGQQREAELRALKEQIGRLQDKLAQSATISNCYPTQPDNQDAQVSPHHTVGKPVASSNLDIPVQNGRDRSPSFTARSLVDSFDNLIQEMSKSFAKFLCSYGTRVKLYEYSSEIQEKLIEHLKSAASSWHSLASSYHQLAENTSGEGFVTLETLSGLMQVSRHVTACGASLRKVLPLVVHWVSEGSRGQVDGDRVGAAWSAAFNRLVSSWGSLAPYVATLASQSSPNSNLPPSAQGRVITMLSDRLNNLHAALREASITYQRKAANEKDLPSSSGEAKAANDEIVSVLTELSSTSNKMATMFREQVVPYWNRSGSTPSTPSSLYPSMPYSLNKSLSSSVPIPHDESHPTLCDGTLTSPGESTMLGDSEASLMKQLAVASSKLSQLEAEREHWRLEHQLLQCKHQKEAKRVRQLENQLKGEFTSIEESDYLYSKDHSASGASTTSIVGEVYGADGASDEREKDIRNHFTSRCSHLYMQLTSATSQAVLYQNECESLMRRLVVSEEKRSSCDQEIDNQRETVNQLKETLQTTSRNYEEQISTMSEHLADLNEKITAQSELIEHLKYEVKNKKGKK; from the exons ATGGAGTCTCCTGACATGCAAGCCAAGTACCAAAAGCTGGCATCTGAGTACTCCAAG TTACGTGCTCAGAACCAGGTGTTAAAAAAAGCTGTCGTTGATGAGCAAGGAAAAACTGCACATCTTAAT GATTTGATAAAGTCTCGAGACCAGATGCTAAGGAAGGCAGAACAGGAAAATGATTCTCTTGCATTCAGAAACCAGCAGTTGACGAAGAGACTCACACTTCTAcaggaagatcttgacgagattcAG TCCAAATCCAAGAGAGGCAAAGTGAAAACCgagagtgtgggtgatggtgctcTTGCGGACAACACTGTCTTTACTGAGGAGCTTCAG TCCAAGATTCAAGAGAATGCTAGATTACAGTCTGAACTAGCAGAAATTGAAACGACATATCGTAGTCGTTTATCAGAACTTGACACACAGTTGGAAGTCGCTAAAAGAGAAGGACAAAAATATAGAGAGATGCTGGAGCTTCGAGAAAAATCTGCAAAT GAAATCGTGGATCAGCTGGAAAGTGAACGAGTGCAACAAGAGGTAACTGGCCAGCAGCGGGAGGCTGAGCTACGGGCACTGAAGGAACAGATTGGCCGGCTTCAAGATAAACTTGCCCAATCTGCCACCATCAGTAATTGTTATCCAACACAACCAGACAACCAAGATGCCCAGGTCTCTCCTCACCACACTGTTGGCAAGC CGGTGGCATCCAGCAACCTGGACATCCCAGTACAAAATGGACGAGACAGATCTCCCAGCTTCACTGCCAGGAGCTTGGTGGACTCGTTTGATAATCTGATTCAAGAAATGTCAAAATCTTTTGCCAAGTTTCTGTGTAGTTACGGCACGAGAGTCAAGCTTTACGAATATTCTTCGGAGATCCAAGAGAAA CTAATAGAGCATTTAAAGTCAGCAGCTTCCTCATGGCATTCCTTAGCATCATCTTACCACCAGCTGGCAGAGAATACCTCAGGAGAAGGTTTTGTTACCCTAGAAACCTTGAGTGGTCTTATGCAAGTGAGTCGTCACGTTACGGCATGTGGTGCCAGCTTGCGAAAAGTTTTGCCACTTGTGGTGCATTG GGTGTCGGAAGGCAGCAGAGGACAAGTTGACGGAGACCGTGTAGGAGCAGCGTGGAGTGCGGCATTCAACAGGCTGGTGTCTTCTTGGGGCTCCTTGGCTCCCTATGTCGCAACACTTGCCAGTCAGA GCTCACCAAACTCCAATCTACCCCCGAGTGCCCAGGGACGTGTTATAACTATGCTCAGTGACCGTCTTAATAATCTTCACGCTGCCTTAAGAG AGGCATCCATCACGTACCAAAGGAAGGCTGCAAATGAAAAAGATCTGCCGTCTTCATCAGGAGAAGCAAAGGCTGCCAATGATGAGATTGTTAGTGTTCTCACAGAACTCTCTTCCACATCTAATAAG ATGGCGACTATGTTCAGAGAGCAAGTTGTTCCCTACTGGAATAGGAGTGGGTCAACCCCAAGCACTCCTTCTTCACTGTACCCAAGCATGCCTTACAGCCTGAATAAATCTCTCAGTAGCTCTGTACCCATTCCTCAT GATGAAAGCCATCCAACACTTTGTGACGGCACACTAACCAGCCCTGGAGAGAGCACGATGTTGGGAGACAGCGAAGCCTCTCTTATGAAGCAGCTGGCTGTTGCATCCTCTAAATTAAGTCAGCTTGAAGCAGAGAGAGAACACTGGAGATTGGAGCACCAGCTTCTACAGTGTAAACATCAAAAGGAAGCAAAG CGTGTTCGGCAATTGGAGAATCAGCTGAAAGGAGAGTTTACGTCTATTGAGGAAAGTGACTACTTGTACTCCAAGGACCATTCTGCTTCAGGTGCCTCGACTACATCAATA gtgGGTGAGGTGTACGGTGCTGACGGGGCTTCAGATGAGAGAGAAAAGGACATTCGGAATCATTTTACAAGCCGCTGCTCTCACCTGTACATGCAGCTCACATCGGCAACAAGCCAAGCTGTTCTTTATCAGAATGAG TGCGAGTCATTGATGAGACGTTTGGTTGTGAGTGAAGAGAAACGATCCAGTTGTGACCAGGAGATTGACAACCAGAGGGAGACTGTCAATCAGCTAAAAGAAACACTGCAGACCACATCTCG AAACTACGAGGAACAGATATCTACAATGTCTGAACATTTAGCTGATCTGAATGAAAAAATAACAGCTCAATCGGAGTTAATTGAACATCTGAAATACGAAGTCAAA AATAAGAAAGGAAAGAAGTGA